In Thermomonas carbonis, a single genomic region encodes these proteins:
- a CDS encoding DUF2272 domain-containing protein — translation MAVETKRAGKRSPWSMRLAGLGLLLCSGWAMSADQCPALRGRQGDAEVATRIAAIACDEHLRWNRPFIDTDGRLASSAVYEAESRGLQDGGSPWRRVAFYWQSAGLLSPMAAKSGATDCNYAINSTYPGLGCRGFVVDNPWSAAFISWVMQRAGVPGFRSSASHFDYVRAARVDPERSPYRFLDPMAAAPAVGDLLCYVRTNRVYGFRGLSDTIDGGASGLAMHCDAVVAANPGGDGKAYAVGGNVQQAVTMRQFNLNASGQLWGVPQRTEGDVECSPDTQGACNFNRQDWAVLLKLKSQAELALIGPVQPPSYLPNQVVPQQCCVNCVVGSGVPRCPAPGQLPLQPPLEGQLQGSE, via the coding sequence ATGGCGGTGGAGACGAAGCGGGCAGGCAAGCGGTCGCCCTGGTCGATGCGGTTGGCCGGGCTCGGCCTGCTGCTCTGTTCCGGATGGGCGATGTCCGCCGACCAGTGCCCCGCCTTGCGCGGCCGGCAAGGTGATGCCGAAGTCGCCACCCGCATCGCCGCGATCGCCTGCGACGAACACCTGCGCTGGAACCGGCCCTTCATCGACACCGATGGCCGGCTGGCCAGCAGCGCCGTATACGAGGCCGAAAGCCGCGGGCTGCAGGATGGCGGCTCGCCGTGGCGTCGCGTCGCGTTCTATTGGCAATCCGCGGGCCTGTTGTCGCCGATGGCCGCCAAGTCCGGCGCAACCGACTGCAACTACGCGATCAACAGCACCTACCCGGGCCTGGGCTGCCGCGGCTTCGTGGTCGACAACCCGTGGTCGGCGGCCTTCATCTCGTGGGTGATGCAGCGCGCCGGCGTGCCGGGCTTCCGCAGCTCCGCCAGCCATTTCGACTACGTGCGCGCCGCGCGCGTCGATCCCGAGCGCAGCCCCTACCGTTTCCTGGATCCGATGGCCGCCGCCCCGGCCGTCGGCGATCTGCTGTGCTACGTCCGCACCAACCGCGTGTATGGCTTCCGTGGCTTGTCGGACACCATCGATGGTGGTGCCAGCGGGCTGGCGATGCATTGCGATGCGGTGGTCGCGGCCAACCCGGGCGGTGATGGCAAGGCCTATGCGGTCGGCGGCAACGTGCAGCAGGCGGTCACCATGCGCCAGTTCAACCTCAATGCCAGTGGCCAGTTGTGGGGCGTCCCGCAGCGCACCGAGGGCGATGTGGAATGTTCGCCGGACACGCAGGGTGCCTGCAATTTCAACCGCCAGGACTGGGCAGTGCTGCTCAAGCTGAAGTCGCAGGCGGAACTCGCGCTGATTGGCCCGGTGCAGCCGCCGAGCTACCTGCCCAACCAGGTGGTGCCACAGCAGTGC